From one Kiloniellales bacterium genomic stretch:
- the pheT gene encoding phenylalanine--tRNA ligase subunit beta: MKFTLSWLKEHLETEASLEEITDKLSMIGLEVEGVEDRSKELAPFTVAYVKEAKQHPDADRLRVCIVDTGTEEVQVVCGAPNARTGMKGVFAAAGSHIPGTGIDLKKGVIRGVESNGMLVSEREMGLSDEHEGIIDLPEDAEVGTPFAKIRGLDDPVIEIAITPNRGDCLGVFGVARDLAAAGLGTLKGAPTVTVEGSFDSPVKWLRDLPDQAACPCVVGRYFRNVKNGPSPKWLQDRLHAIGLRPISALVDITNLVTFDLGRPLHVFDADKLAGDLTMRMARDGEEILALDGKTYTLDSEMTVIADAKGVQGIGGIMGGELTGCTEETTNVFLEVALFDPIRTATTGRRLGILSDARYRFERGLDPNSADWGAEVAALLVRELCGGEASHPVKAGAIPAWDRKLTLRPERVGGLGGLDLPAETSADILEGLGFGIERGKTIQVQVPSWRPDVEGEADLVEEILRLYGFDAIPVVPLIQETALPHPTLTRRQRFTHLARTALAWRGLNEAVTFSFISEPQAELFGGVPDNLRLVNPISTDLVIMRPSVLPTLAEAAARNADKGLGDAALFEVGPQYRDDSPTGQDQVAAGLRAGQSHRRHWDSTGHPVDAFDAKGDALAVLEACGAPVANLQVTTDAPAWYHPGRSGSLRLGPNVLATFGELHPKVARAMELRGPAAACEVFIDRIPEPKAKAGGKRKPLLALSAFQPVERDFAFLMDAGVPAEKAIRAAKGADKTLISRVEVFDTYAGKGIEPGKKSLALAVTLQPTERTLTDPEIEAVSEKIVAQVTKATGGELRG, encoded by the coding sequence ATGAAGTTCACGCTCTCCTGGCTCAAGGAGCACCTGGAGACCGAGGCCTCGCTCGAGGAGATCACCGACAAGCTCTCGATGATCGGCCTCGAGGTCGAGGGCGTGGAGGATCGCTCCAAGGAGCTGGCGCCCTTCACGGTCGCCTACGTCAAGGAGGCGAAGCAGCATCCCGACGCCGACCGGCTCCGGGTCTGCATCGTCGACACCGGCACGGAGGAGGTCCAGGTGGTCTGCGGTGCGCCCAACGCGCGCACCGGCATGAAGGGCGTCTTCGCCGCCGCCGGCAGCCACATCCCGGGCACCGGGATCGACCTCAAGAAGGGCGTGATCCGCGGCGTCGAATCCAACGGCATGCTGGTCTCGGAGCGCGAGATGGGCCTGTCCGACGAGCACGAGGGCATCATCGACCTGCCCGAGGACGCCGAGGTCGGCACGCCCTTCGCCAAGATCCGCGGCCTCGACGACCCGGTGATCGAGATCGCCATCACGCCGAACCGGGGCGACTGCCTGGGCGTGTTCGGCGTCGCCCGGGACCTCGCCGCCGCCGGTCTCGGCACCCTGAAGGGCGCGCCCACGGTGACCGTCGAGGGCAGCTTCGACAGCCCGGTCAAGTGGCTGCGCGACCTGCCGGACCAGGCCGCCTGCCCCTGCGTGGTCGGCCGCTACTTCCGCAACGTCAAGAACGGCCCCAGCCCCAAGTGGCTGCAGGACCGCCTGCACGCCATCGGGCTCCGGCCGATCTCGGCGCTGGTCGATATCACCAACCTGGTGACTTTCGACCTGGGCCGCCCGCTTCACGTCTTCGACGCGGACAAGCTGGCCGGCGATCTGACCATGCGCATGGCGCGCGACGGCGAGGAGATCTTGGCGCTCGACGGTAAGACCTACACCCTCGACTCCGAGATGACCGTGATCGCCGACGCCAAGGGGGTCCAGGGCATCGGCGGCATCATGGGCGGCGAGCTCACGGGCTGCACCGAGGAGACCACCAACGTCTTCCTAGAGGTCGCGCTGTTCGATCCGATCCGCACGGCGACGACCGGACGCCGCCTCGGCATTCTCTCCGACGCCCGCTACCGCTTCGAGCGCGGGCTCGACCCCAACTCCGCCGACTGGGGCGCGGAGGTCGCCGCGCTCCTGGTGCGGGAGCTCTGCGGCGGCGAGGCAAGCCACCCGGTGAAGGCTGGCGCGATCCCGGCCTGGGACCGGAAGCTGACCCTGCGCCCCGAGCGGGTCGGCGGGCTCGGCGGCCTCGACCTGCCGGCCGAGACCAGCGCGGACATCCTGGAAGGCCTCGGCTTCGGGATCGAGAGAGGCAAGACGATCCAGGTCCAGGTGCCGTCCTGGCGTCCCGACGTCGAGGGCGAGGCGGACCTGGTCGAGGAGATCCTGCGGCTCTACGGCTTCGACGCCATTCCCGTGGTGCCGCTGATCCAGGAAACCGCGTTGCCGCACCCGACCCTGACCCGGCGCCAGCGCTTCACCCACCTGGCGCGCACGGCCTTGGCCTGGCGCGGCCTCAACGAGGCGGTCACCTTCTCCTTCATCTCCGAGCCCCAGGCCGAGCTGTTCGGCGGCGTGCCGGACAACCTGCGTCTGGTCAACCCGATCTCGACCGACCTCGTGATCATGCGCCCCTCGGTGCTGCCGACCCTGGCCGAGGCCGCTGCGCGCAACGCCGACAAGGGCCTGGGCGACGCCGCGCTGTTCGAGGTCGGGCCGCAGTACCGCGACGATTCGCCGACCGGCCAGGACCAGGTCGCGGCCGGCCTGCGCGCGGGACAGTCGCACCGCCGCCACTGGGACTCGACGGGGCACCCCGTGGATGCCTTCGACGCCAAGGGCGACGCGCTCGCCGTGCTGGAGGCCTGCGGCGCGCCGGTCGCCAACCTGCAGGTGACGACCGACGCGCCGGCCTGGTACCACCCCGGACGCTCCGGCAGCCTGCGGCTGGGACCGAACGTCCTGGCCACCTTCGGCGAGCTGCACCCTAAGGTCGCCCGCGCCATGGAACTGCGCGGCCCGGCGGCGGCCTGCGAGGTCTTCATCGACCGGATTCCCGAGCCCAAGGCCAAGGCCGGCGGCAAGCGCAAGCCGCTCCTGGCGCTCTCCGCCTTCCAGCCGGTCGAGCGAGACTTCGCCTTCCTGATGGACGCCGGGGTGCCGGCCGAGAAGGCGATCCGCGCCGCCAAGGGCGCCGACAAGACCCTGATCTCCCGGGTCGAGGTCTTCGATACCTACGCCGGCAAGGGCATCGAGCCGGGCAAGAAGTCCCTCGCGCTGGCCGTCACCCTGCAGCCCACGGAGAGAACCCTGACCGATCCCGAGATCGAGGCGGTCTCGGAGAAGATCGTGGCCCAGGTCACAAAGGCGACGGGCGGGGAGCTGCGGGGCTAA
- the lepA gene encoding translation elongation factor 4, protein MTELSRIRNFAIIAHIDHGKSTLADRLIQTCGGLSDREMKEQVLDSMELERERGITIKAQTVRLNYKAPDGQDYVLNLIDTPGHVDFAYEVSRSLSACEGSLLLVDASQGVEAQTLANVYQAIDHDHEIVVVLNKIDLPAAEPERIKEQIEEVIGLDASEALPISAKTGEGVPAVLEALVERLPPPKGDPAAPLKALLVDSWYDAYLGVITLVRVIDGQLKVGQKMRMMATGAVHQVDRVGVFTPKRTETGTLGPGEIGYLTASIKSVADCQIGDTITEEGRRAAEPLPGFQPSVPVVFCGLFPADAAEYENLRESLAKLALNDSSFLFEPETSAALGFGFRCGFLGLLHLEIVQERLEREFQLDLITTAPSVVYHVHLTSGETIELHNPADMPDPVKIGTIDEPWIKATILVPDDYLGAVLKLCEERRGEQLDLTYAGKRAMVIYRLPLNEVVFDFYDRLKSVSRGYASFDYQIDEYRQGDLVKVSILVNAEPVDSLSMIVHRSQADPRGRALCQRLKDLIPRQLFKIAIQAAIGGKVIARETVSAMRKDVTAKCYGGDVTRKRKLLEKQKAGKKRMRQFGNVEIPQSAFIAALRMSDD, encoded by the coding sequence ATGACAGAGCTCTCCAGGATCCGCAACTTCGCGATCATCGCCCATATCGACCACGGAAAGTCCACGCTGGCGGACAGGCTGATTCAGACCTGCGGCGGGCTCTCGGACCGGGAGATGAAGGAGCAGGTGCTCGACTCCATGGAGCTGGAGCGCGAGCGCGGCATCACCATCAAGGCGCAGACCGTGCGCCTGAATTACAAGGCGCCGGACGGGCAAGACTACGTCCTGAACCTGATCGACACCCCCGGCCACGTCGACTTCGCCTACGAGGTCAGCCGCAGCCTCTCGGCCTGCGAAGGTTCGCTGCTGCTGGTCGACGCCAGCCAGGGGGTCGAGGCCCAGACGCTGGCCAACGTCTATCAGGCGATCGACCACGACCACGAGATCGTCGTGGTGCTCAACAAGATCGACCTGCCGGCGGCCGAGCCGGAGCGGATCAAGGAGCAGATCGAGGAGGTGATCGGCCTGGACGCCAGCGAGGCCCTGCCGATCTCGGCCAAGACCGGCGAGGGCGTGCCGGCCGTGCTGGAAGCCCTGGTCGAACGCCTGCCGCCGCCAAAGGGCGACCCCGCGGCGCCGCTCAAGGCCTTGCTCGTCGACAGCTGGTACGACGCCTACCTCGGGGTGATCACCCTCGTCCGGGTGATCGACGGCCAGCTCAAGGTTGGCCAGAAGATGCGCATGATGGCGACCGGCGCGGTCCATCAGGTCGACCGGGTCGGCGTCTTCACGCCGAAGCGCACCGAGACCGGCACACTGGGCCCCGGCGAGATCGGCTACCTGACCGCCAGCATCAAGTCGGTCGCCGACTGCCAGATCGGCGACACCATCACCGAGGAGGGCCGGCGCGCGGCGGAGCCGCTGCCCGGTTTCCAGCCCAGCGTGCCGGTGGTGTTCTGCGGCCTCTTTCCGGCCGACGCCGCCGAGTACGAGAACCTGCGCGAGAGCCTGGCCAAGCTGGCGCTCAACGACTCGAGCTTCCTGTTCGAGCCCGAGACCTCGGCGGCGCTCGGCTTCGGCTTCCGCTGCGGCTTCCTGGGCCTGCTGCACCTGGAGATCGTCCAGGAGCGCCTGGAGCGGGAGTTCCAGCTCGACCTGATCACCACGGCGCCCAGCGTGGTCTACCACGTCCACCTGACCAGCGGCGAGACGATCGAGCTGCACAACCCGGCCGACATGCCCGACCCGGTCAAGATTGGAACCATCGACGAGCCCTGGATCAAGGCGACCATCCTGGTGCCCGACGACTATCTGGGCGCGGTCCTCAAGCTCTGCGAGGAGCGGCGCGGCGAGCAGCTCGACCTGACCTACGCCGGCAAGCGGGCCATGGTGATCTACCGCCTGCCGCTCAACGAGGTGGTGTTCGACTTCTATGACCGTCTCAAGTCGGTCTCGCGCGGCTACGCCAGCTTCGACTACCAGATCGACGAGTACCGCCAGGGCGACCTAGTCAAGGTCTCGATCCTGGTCAACGCCGAGCCGGTCGATTCGCTCTCGATGATCGTCCACCGCAGCCAGGCCGACCCGCGCGGCCGGGCGCTCTGCCAGCGTCTCAAGGACCTGATCCCGCGCCAGCTGTTCAAGATCGCGATCCAGGCGGCGATCGGCGGCAAGGTGATCGCCCGGGAGACGGTCAGCGCCATGCGCAAGGACGTGACCGCCAAGTGCTACGGCGGCGACGTCACCCGCAAGCGCAAGCTGCTGGAGAAGCAGAAGGCCGGCAAGAAGCGCATGCGCCAGTTCGGCAATGTCGAGATCCCCCAGTCCGCCTTCATCGCCGCGCTCAGGATGAGCGACGACTAG
- a CDS encoding MFS transporter translates to MLAPLANPTYRRLFAAQAVSILGTGLATVALALLAYELAGAEAGAVLGTALAIKMIAYVGIAPLAGAYANRFPRRALLIAMDLVRAAVVLALPFVDQVWQIYLLIFLLQSASAVFTPTFQATIPDVLPDEKDYTNALSLSRLAYDLESLISPGLAAALLLFVSFHWLFAGTVVGFLASAAFVLAARPPSPKAASAEAGPLGRTTRGLRIYLATPRLRGLLALNAAVAAAGAMVIVNTVVAVKGLLGFGEAEVGLALAVYGAGSMAAALAAPRLLERLGDRPVMLGGAAGMTVLLVALGVSGLGGAFAWPLLLLGWLGLGLGNALVMTPSGRLLRRSARAEDRPAVFAAQFALSHACWLVTYPLAGWLGLAAGLDAAFLALGAIAAIGLVGARNIWPKDDPEVLPHSHDDLPPDHPHIRATARGGADRSHAHAFVIDDEHRHWPTQG, encoded by the coding sequence ATGCTCGCGCCGCTCGCGAACCCCACCTACCGCCGCCTCTTCGCCGCGCAGGCGGTCTCGATCCTGGGCACCGGCCTTGCCACGGTGGCGCTCGCGCTGCTGGCCTACGAGCTGGCCGGCGCGGAGGCCGGCGCGGTGCTGGGCACGGCCCTGGCGATCAAGATGATCGCCTACGTCGGCATCGCGCCGCTGGCCGGCGCCTACGCCAACCGCTTCCCCCGGCGCGCGTTGCTGATCGCCATGGACCTGGTCCGGGCGGCGGTGGTGCTCGCCCTGCCCTTCGTCGATCAGGTCTGGCAGATCTACCTGCTGATATTCCTGCTGCAGTCGGCCTCGGCGGTATTCACGCCGACTTTTCAGGCGACCATCCCCGACGTCCTGCCGGACGAGAAGGACTATACCAACGCGCTCTCGCTCTCGCGCCTCGCCTACGACCTGGAGAGCCTGATCAGTCCGGGCCTGGCCGCCGCCCTGCTGCTCTTCGTCAGCTTCCACTGGCTGTTCGCCGGAACCGTGGTCGGGTTCCTCGCCTCGGCCGCCTTCGTCCTGGCCGCCCGCCCGCCGAGCCCCAAGGCCGCGTCCGCCGAGGCCGGCCCGCTCGGGCGGACCACGCGGGGCCTCAGGATCTATCTCGCGACGCCGCGCCTCCGCGGCCTGCTGGCCCTCAACGCCGCCGTCGCCGCGGCCGGCGCCATGGTGATCGTCAACACCGTGGTCGCCGTCAAGGGCCTGCTCGGCTTCGGCGAGGCGGAGGTCGGCCTGGCGCTAGCGGTCTATGGGGCCGGCTCCATGGCCGCCGCGCTCGCCGCGCCCCGGCTGCTCGAGCGCCTCGGCGACCGGCCGGTCATGCTGGGCGGCGCGGCCGGCATGACGGTCCTATTGGTCGCGCTCGGTGTCTCGGGCCTCGGCGGGGCGTTCGCGTGGCCCCTGCTGCTCCTGGGCTGGCTCGGCCTCGGCCTCGGCAACGCGCTGGTCATGACGCCTTCGGGCCGCCTTCTGCGCCGCTCAGCGCGCGCGGAGGACAGGCCGGCGGTCTTCGCCGCCCAGTTCGCCCTGTCCCACGCCTGCTGGCTGGTAACCTACCCCCTGGCCGGCTGGCTCGGCCTGGCCGCCGGGCTCGACGCCGCCTTCCTGGCCCTGGGGGCGATCGCCGCTATCGGCCTGGTCGGCGCGCGCAACATCTGGCCCAAGGACGACCCCGAGGTCCTGCCGCATAGCCACGACGACCTGCCGCCGGACCACCCCCATATCCGCGCCACGGCCCGCGGCGGCGCGGACCGCAGCCACGCCCACGCCTTCGTCATCGACGACGAGCACCGGCACTGGCCGACCCAGGGCTAA
- the rocD gene encoding ornithine--oxo-acid transaminase, which translates to MTDQQESPPVGKREIFEIEAELGAHNYKPLDVVLSRGEGVWVWDIDGKRYLDCLSAYSAVNQGHCHPKIREAMVEQAGKLTLTSRAFHNDQLALFYQDICELTDASKVLPMNSGAEAVESAVKAVRKWGYEVKGVPQNQAEVVVCRNNFHGRTLMIVGFSTDPTARGGFGPFAPGFKVIPFGDAEALEAAITPNTVGFLVEPIQGEAGVIIPPDGYLKAIREICSRHNVMLILDEIQTGLGRTGKLLAEEHESVEADVTLVGKALSGGFYPVSAVLSNKDVLGVLKPGEHGSTFGGNPLACAVARAALKVLVEEGMIENAAEMGDYFLAALKSVRNNAIKEVRGRGLMLAVEFEAEAGGARQYCEALKAQGLLCKETHVNTIRFAPPLVITRDQVDWAMERIEPVLMKSHN; encoded by the coding sequence ATGACTGATCAGCAGGAATCGCCCCCGGTCGGCAAGCGGGAAATCTTCGAGATCGAGGCCGAGCTCGGGGCGCACAACTACAAGCCCCTCGACGTCGTGCTCTCGCGCGGCGAGGGGGTCTGGGTCTGGGACATCGACGGCAAGCGCTATCTCGACTGCCTCTCGGCCTACTCGGCGGTTAACCAGGGCCACTGCCACCCCAAGATCCGCGAGGCCATGGTCGAACAGGCCGGCAAGCTGACTCTGACCTCGCGGGCCTTCCACAACGACCAGTTGGCGCTGTTCTACCAAGACATCTGCGAGCTCACCGACGCTAGCAAGGTGCTGCCCATGAACAGCGGCGCCGAGGCGGTCGAGAGCGCCGTCAAGGCGGTGCGCAAGTGGGGCTACGAGGTCAAGGGCGTGCCGCAGAACCAGGCCGAGGTCGTGGTCTGCCGCAACAACTTCCACGGCCGCACCCTGATGATCGTCGGCTTCAGCACCGACCCGACGGCGCGCGGCGGCTTCGGGCCCTTCGCCCCGGGCTTCAAGGTGATCCCCTTCGGCGACGCCGAGGCGCTGGAGGCGGCGATCACGCCCAACACCGTCGGCTTCCTGGTCGAGCCGATCCAGGGCGAGGCCGGGGTCATCATCCCGCCCGACGGCTACCTCAAGGCGATCCGCGAGATCTGCAGCCGCCACAACGTCATGCTGATCCTCGACGAGATCCAGACCGGCCTGGGCCGCACCGGCAAGCTCCTGGCCGAGGAGCACGAGTCGGTCGAGGCCGACGTCACCCTGGTCGGCAAGGCGCTGTCCGGCGGCTTCTACCCGGTCTCCGCCGTGCTCTCCAACAAGGACGTGCTGGGCGTCCTGAAGCCCGGCGAGCACGGCAGCACCTTCGGCGGCAATCCGCTGGCCTGCGCCGTGGCCCGCGCCGCGCTCAAGGTGCTGGTCGAGGAGGGCATGATCGAGAACGCCGCGGAGATGGGCGACTACTTCCTCGCCGCCCTGAAATCGGTCCGCAACAACGCGATCAAGGAGGTGCGCGGCCGCGGCCTCATGCTGGCGGTCGAGTTCGAGGCCGAGGCCGGCGGCGCCCGGCAGTACTGCGAGGCGCTCAAGGCGCAGGGCCTGCTGTGCAAGGAGACCCACGTCAACACGATCCGCTTCGCCCCGCCCCTGGTCATCACCCGCGACCAGGTCGACTGGGCCATGGAGCGCATCGAGCCGGTTCTGATGAAGTCGCACAACTAG
- a CDS encoding sulfite exporter TauE/SafE family protein, with translation MEAFFAIQRWVRDAIALDLQAFADERSWLALAAVLPLGVFFGAIHAMTPGHSKTVLATYVAGSPVSVARGLGVAATLAVTHVFSAVAIALLALPLISHSLGQGADSPLLADLSRGLLAAIGFWMVWRAARHPEYSHAEGPAVGVIAGLIPCPLTLFVMVYAMARGIPEAGLVFALAMMLGILTTLGGVAALSVLARQALSRLIEKRGSSLARASRVFEGLAGVILIAIGLRELLW, from the coding sequence TTGGAAGCCTTCTTTGCCATACAGCGCTGGGTTCGCGACGCCATTGCGCTCGACCTCCAGGCCTTCGCCGATGAGCGCTCCTGGCTCGCGCTGGCCGCGGTGCTGCCGCTGGGCGTGTTCTTCGGCGCGATCCACGCAATGACGCCGGGCCATAGCAAGACCGTGCTGGCGACCTACGTCGCCGGTTCGCCCGTTTCCGTGGCGCGCGGCCTCGGCGTCGCCGCGACCCTGGCGGTGACCCACGTCTTCTCGGCGGTCGCCATCGCCCTTCTGGCCCTGCCGCTGATCTCCCACAGCCTGGGCCAGGGCGCCGACTCGCCGCTCCTGGCCGACCTCAGCCGCGGCCTGCTGGCCGCCATCGGCTTCTGGATGGTTTGGCGCGCCGCGCGGCACCCGGAATACAGCCACGCCGAGGGACCGGCCGTCGGGGTGATCGCCGGCCTGATCCCCTGCCCGCTGACGCTCTTCGTCATGGTCTACGCAATGGCGCGCGGGATCCCGGAGGCGGGCCTGGTCTTCGCGCTCGCCATGATGCTCGGCATCCTGACGACGCTGGGCGGGGTCGCGGCGCTCTCGGTTCTCGCCCGCCAGGCGCTCTCGAGGCTGATCGAGAAGCGCGGCAGCAGTCTCGCGCGGGCGAGTCGCGTCTTCGAGGGACTGGCCGGCGTGATCCTGATCGCGATCGGATTGAGGGAGCTGCTCTGGTGA
- a CDS encoding CoA transferase has translation MEGKRPLSGIRVLDFGQYVAGPAASMMLGDLGAEVIRVDPPGGPRWKAPAAAMLNRGKVRIALDLKSGSGLTEARRLARSADVLVENFRPGVMDRLGLGATALRAENPGLVTLSIPGFSSKDRARAAIPAWEAIVAAACGQYSDMGLNRVLMGIEPSFSPLPLASAYGAVLGAGAVALALARRAQTGRGDAIEVPLAAALMEGLAYNAQRVEDYPERYKSGREKEIERRRAAGLPMDVSYDALQELLDPFYRNYPCADGRRIYVVSASHRAHPERVLRALGLWETVLAEGLPRHDPYLDVADWPEGADCTLANYPLSPAWAARISALMKEAFLAKPAFEWERILGEAGAPAAAQRTTREWLASEHALASGLVLRVEDPDFGAMRQLGNLAWLAGDAEAALDKAPRREAEPAAVEAPPKPVPAAGDAGGGWLDGLKVLDLTNVIAGPTIAATLARFGAEVIAVGPVTPTMDPWNAIVFGMQAGRGKRSLLMDLKSERTRGALDRLLAWAEVVTVNATDRQLAGIGLDPARLAADHPGLILCQLDCYGGPARGPRSDFPGYDDLAQASTGVMARFGGALETPEEHAHFGTIDVLGGFCGVLAIGAALLKRAREGRGDVARASLCAAGQLIQAPFMVDFAGRGPFDEPSGRAVKGWGPLYRAYRAADGWFFLAARQDRGADLAALEGLEGTAGLSGAPLEARLEQLFVTRPMADWLALLLAADFGAQRLDKMHAVCQAHLTRESAGEPDLAGPTFAFVRHDRHPSGRWVDLVAPNAIRPREARIRMPGPAPKPGAQSREILREIGLGEDEIDALVADGVVAEAWCDKYLPE, from the coding sequence TTGGAAGGCAAACGCCCACTCTCCGGAATTCGGGTTCTCGACTTCGGCCAGTACGTCGCCGGTCCCGCCGCCTCGATGATGCTGGGCGACCTCGGGGCCGAGGTGATCCGTGTCGACCCGCCGGGCGGCCCGCGCTGGAAAGCGCCGGCAGCGGCGATGCTGAACCGGGGCAAGGTCCGTATCGCGCTCGACCTCAAGTCCGGGTCCGGATTGACCGAGGCGCGCCGGCTGGCGCGCTCGGCAGACGTCCTGGTCGAGAACTTCCGCCCCGGCGTGATGGACCGCCTGGGCCTGGGCGCCACCGCCCTGCGCGCGGAGAACCCGGGCCTGGTCACCCTCTCGATCCCGGGCTTCTCGTCGAAGGACCGCGCGCGCGCCGCCATCCCCGCCTGGGAGGCGATCGTCGCCGCGGCCTGCGGACAGTACTCGGACATGGGCCTGAACCGGGTGCTGATGGGCATCGAGCCCAGCTTCTCGCCCCTGCCGCTGGCCTCGGCCTACGGCGCCGTCCTGGGCGCCGGCGCGGTCGCCCTGGCGCTCGCCAGGCGCGCCCAGACCGGCCGGGGCGACGCGATCGAGGTTCCCCTGGCCGCCGCCCTGATGGAGGGCCTGGCCTACAACGCCCAGCGGGTCGAGGACTATCCCGAGCGCTACAAGTCGGGCCGGGAGAAGGAGATCGAGCGCCGCCGGGCCGCCGGCCTGCCGATGGACGTCAGCTACGACGCGCTGCAGGAGCTGCTCGACCCCTTCTACCGCAACTACCCCTGCGCCGACGGCCGGCGGATCTATGTGGTCAGCGCCTCGCACCGCGCGCACCCTGAGCGCGTGCTGCGCGCCCTCGGCCTCTGGGAGACGGTGCTGGCCGAGGGCCTGCCCCGCCACGACCCCTATCTGGACGTGGCCGACTGGCCCGAGGGGGCGGACTGCACGCTCGCCAACTACCCGTTGTCGCCCGCCTGGGCGGCGCGGATCTCCGCGCTCATGAAAGAAGCCTTCCTGGCCAAGCCCGCCTTCGAGTGGGAGCGCATTCTAGGCGAGGCCGGCGCGCCCGCGGCGGCCCAGCGGACGACCCGGGAGTGGCTCGCCTCGGAGCACGCGCTCGCCTCCGGCCTCGTGCTCCGGGTCGAGGACCCGGACTTCGGCGCGATGCGCCAGCTCGGCAACCTCGCCTGGCTGGCCGGCGACGCCGAAGCGGCGCTCGACAAGGCGCCGCGCCGCGAGGCCGAGCCGGCGGCGGTCGAGGCACCGCCGAAACCGGTGCCAGCGGCCGGCGACGCCGGCGGCGGCTGGCTCGACGGGCTCAAGGTTCTGGATCTCACCAACGTCATCGCCGGGCCGACCATCGCGGCGACCCTCGCCCGCTTCGGCGCCGAGGTGATCGCCGTCGGCCCGGTCACGCCCACCATGGATCCCTGGAACGCCATCGTCTTCGGCATGCAGGCCGGCCGCGGCAAGCGCAGCCTGCTGATGGACCTGAAGTCCGAGCGCACCCGCGGCGCGCTAGACCGCCTGCTCGCCTGGGCCGAGGTGGTGACGGTGAACGCGACCGACCGGCAGCTCGCCGGCATCGGCCTCGATCCCGCGCGCCTCGCGGCCGACCACCCCGGGCTGATCCTGTGCCAGCTCGACTGCTACGGCGGACCGGCCCGCGGGCCGCGCAGCGACTTCCCCGGCTACGACGACCTGGCGCAGGCCTCGACCGGGGTGATGGCGCGCTTCGGCGGCGCGCTGGAGACGCCCGAAGAGCACGCCCACTTCGGCACCATCGACGTCCTGGGCGGCTTCTGCGGCGTGCTCGCCATCGGCGCGGCGCTCCTCAAGCGGGCGCGCGAAGGACGCGGCGACGTCGCCCGCGCCTCGCTCTGCGCGGCGGGGCAGCTGATCCAGGCGCCCTTCATGGTCGACTTCGCCGGCCGCGGCCCCTTCGACGAGCCGAGCGGCCGGGCAGTCAAGGGCTGGGGCCCGCTCTATCGCGCCTACAGGGCGGCGGACGGCTGGTTCTTTCTCGCCGCCCGCCAAGACCGCGGGGCCGACCTGGCCGCGCTCGAAGGGCTTGAGGGCACGGCCGGACTTTCGGGCGCCCCGCTCGAGGCACGCTTGGAGCAGCTCTTCGTGACACGCCCCATGGCCGACTGGCTGGCGCTCCTGCTGGCCGCCGACTTCGGCGCCCAGCGGCTCGACAAGATGCACGCCGTCTGCCAGGCGCACCTGACCCGCGAGAGCGCCGGCGAGCCGGACCTCGCCGGACCGACCTTCGCCTTCGTCCGCCACGACCGCCACCCCAGCGGCCGCTGGGTCGACCTCGTCGCACCCAACGCGATCCGCCCTCGGGAGGCCCGGATCCGCATGCCCGGCCCCGCGCCCAAACCCGGCGCCCAGAGCCGGGAGATCCTCCGCGAGATCGGGCTAGGGGAAGACGAGATCGACGCGCTGGTCGCCGACGGCGTGGTCGCCGAGGCCTGGTGCGACAAGTACCTGCCGGAGTGA
- the rocF gene encoding arginase — protein sequence MKDPKQTVTLIGAPTDIGAGHRGASMGPEALRVAGLEPALRRLGFPVKDAGNLVGPPNPNLPPENGYRHLAETAAWCRSLEAAFSAALQAETLPILLGGDHCLAIGSIAAVAKHCAEQDKPLSVLWFDAHADFNTPATSPSGNIHGMPVAILCGQGPAALTGLGAGAPILDAAQIVQIGIRSVDHVEKLAVVGSGMTVYDMRIIDERGMHAVMAETLEAVQKRGGHLHVSFDVDFLDPAIAPGVGTTVLGGPTYREAQLAMEMIHDCGLMASLDIMELNPAFDIRNQTADMVVELVASLFGEQILSRHKTSFD from the coding sequence GTGAAGGATCCGAAGCAGACCGTCACCCTGATCGGGGCGCCGACCGACATCGGCGCCGGGCACCGCGGCGCGTCGATGGGCCCGGAGGCGCTCAGGGTCGCCGGGCTCGAGCCCGCGCTGAGGCGTCTGGGCTTTCCGGTGAAGGACGCCGGCAACCTGGTCGGGCCGCCCAACCCCAATCTGCCGCCCGAGAACGGCTATCGACACCTGGCCGAGACCGCCGCCTGGTGCCGCAGCCTGGAGGCGGCCTTCTCCGCGGCCTTGCAGGCGGAAACGCTGCCGATCCTGCTCGGCGGCGACCACTGCCTCGCGATCGGGTCGATCGCCGCCGTGGCGAAGCACTGCGCGGAGCAGGACAAGCCGCTCTCGGTCCTCTGGTTCGACGCCCACGCCGACTTCAACACGCCGGCGACCTCGCCCTCGGGCAACATCCACGGCATGCCGGTCGCCATTCTCTGCGGCCAGGGGCCCGCGGCGCTGACCGGCCTCGGCGCCGGCGCGCCGATCCTCGACGCCGCCCAGATCGTCCAGATCGGCATCCGCTCGGTCGATCACGTCGAGAAGCTCGCGGTCGTCGGGAGCGGCATGACGGTCTACGACATGCGCATCATCGACGAGCGCGGCATGCACGCGGTCATGGCCGAGACCTTGGAAGCGGTGCAAAAACGCGGCGGCCACCTCCACGTCAGCTTCGACGTGGACTTCCTCGACCCGGCCATCGCCCCCGGCGTCGGCACCACGGTGCTGGGCGGCCCGACCTACCGGGAAGCCCAGCTCGCCATGGAGATGATCCACGATTGCGGCCTGATGGCCTCCCTGGACATAATGGAGCTGAACCCGGCTTTCGACATCCGTAACCAGACCGCCGATATGGTGGTCGAGCTGGTGGCGAGCCTGTTCGGCGAGCAGATTCTGAGCCGCCACAAGACGTCTTTCGACTGA